GCTGGAAGCCTCATCTGGGTTCTGTGACGCTGGACCTGGAGCTGCAGGACCGGACTCTGACCGACCTCACCGTGTCCCCGTTCCACGCCGCCATCATCCTGCACTTCCAGGACAAGAGTGAGCTCCTCACGCTGTGACTCTTCCTAGTGACCACTTTGGTGACCGGGTCTTTCCCCCCTCACCCCTCCCAAGGTTCGTGGACTCTTGATGAGCTCAGCGCGAAGCTCTGTGCCCCTAAAGAGCTGGTCCACAGGAAGCTGTCCCTATGGCTGCAGCACGGCGTCCTGAGGGAGGAGCCCCTCGGGCCGGGGGAGGAGTCCGGTACCGCCGGTACTGGCAGCCGATACAGCGTCGTGGAGACCATCTCCTCGTGTgagaagatggagagagaagtgatgCTGATCGATAGTGACGAAGAGAGGGACTCCAACACCACGACCCAGtcggagcagagagaggagaagctgcaggtatgcacacacacacacacacacacagggcgaCCAAGGGCGAACACACAATCATGCCTGCTGTGGGTGTGTTCTCGCAGCTCTTCTGGGCCTACATTCAAGCCATGTTGACAAACCTAGACAGCATGACCCTGGACCGGATTCACTCCATGCTCCGGATCTTTGTGGCAACCGGACCTGTTGTCACGGAGATGGACATTAGCGAGCTGGAGGCTTTCCTGCAGAAGAAGGTCCGGGAGCACCAACTGCTGGTCTCCAGCGGGGTCTACAGACTCCCCAAGACCAACTGACCTGCGGGACGGTGCACGTTCTCTCTGACTGTGTTCATATGTTGAGTTATTAAAGCTGTCGTTGAAGCTGCCTGTTGGCTCCTTCTTTCCAAAAAAGATCATGTCGTCCTCATCTGCAGTTTGAGCAGGTCCTGCACCTCAGCTTCATAGATGTGATCTGATAATGGTTTGACGACCGAAAGTAATGGCGACTATGAAAACTCTGAAAGCTGTTATCACTGCTGCTCGACAGCAGGCGGCGCTGTCCGCCGGCAATGCCAAAGAAGTAGAAGCCAACATGGCGGCGGAGAGCGAGTGAGTTTCACAACACTTGCATCTTGATATTTTTCAAAGGGTTTTCTCCTTTACcgcgtgtgttttgtttgtgacaaaCATGTCGGTGGACGTTTTCATTCCAAACATGGAGCGTTTTGAGCTACCTGGCGCTGGCGCGCCATCGGGACTGCGCTAGCGTTAGCCTCTCTGACAAGTTATAAATAAGCGTTTGATGGTTCGGCAGTGACGTCATTTGAAACCTTTTTGCATGAGTGACGCCTGGTCAATGTTCAGAGCTGAGGGATGCGGGATTTGGATGGTTTGTATCGGTGGAGAATTTAAGGTTGCTCTTGCAGAACTGAGTGATTCGTTTAAAGCGAATTTGGTCGGAACCGACGTCCGCCGTCTTCTGAACCTGAAGATGTTCACCCGTTTGGAGGAGACTCCAAACCCGGGCGCGTTGTCGGATCGGGTTCTTCTGTCTCGAGTTGCTCTACAGTATCAAGACCGGTGCTTGTGTTTGTCCCATGACCACTTTTGTTTGTTCCAGCATTGTGTCCGAGATTGAGGTCCTGCAGTCCATCTACCTGGACGAGCTGGTGGTGGTCAGAGGAGCAGACGGGTGAGGCAGCTTTGTTTTCTCACCGGGAGGCCTGGTCCTCATGTTCTGTCTGTCACCTGTCAGGAGCTGGGGAGTCCGCCTGGATCTGTATCCCTCGACAGCTGAGGACTCGGTGTCTCAGTTTGTCCGGCTGACCCTGAACCTGGACCTGAGTCAGCAGGTATCATCTTCTGCAGTCCAGCAGGACCTTTGTACTAGCTCTAACGGCCCGACCGTAGACTGGCTGGTGAAGACTGACAGGTTGGTTTGATGTTCCTCAGTACCCCTGGTCTCCTCCTCGGATCTCCATCCAGAACCCTCGAGGTCTTTCCGATGACATGCTCAGCAGGTAGGTGGCGGCGCCAGGTGCTGATGGTCTCTGTGTGAGGTTCTGGAGTTGGACTGGTGTATGTGTTCCAGTGTGCAGACTGTTCTCCAGCAAGAAGCCGAGTCCAGTCTGGGCTCGCCAGTTCTTTACCAGCTAATTGAGGTCAGTCACCGAAGAATCACTGTGCGGTCGGGACGAGTTCTGATGAAACCTCCTGTCTCTCTAGAAAGCCAAAGAGTTCCTGACGGAGAGCAACATTCCTCACGGGAATTGCGTCATCTGTCTCTATGGATTTAAGGTACTGACCCAGTGAAACTGGTCCTGTCTGGGACACACAAAGACTTTTAGtgttgtcagtcagtcagtcagtccagTGGTGGAGTCTTggtcagtttgacacccttAAAGGAATCTGACTCCCTATAGCAGCAGTCAGAGTTCTTTTGAGATGAAAATCCCCACCCAGTTGCTCACGTGTCAGATTCCAGCTGCTGAGCCTGACCGTATTGCCCACCTCCAGCAGGGGGAGTCCTTCACCAAGACCAGCTGCTACCACCACTTCCACTCACACTGTCTGGGGCGCTATGCCAGGTTCTCAGAGTCGGAGATGCGGCGCAGAGAGAAGGAACTGCAGGAGGACAAGACCCGAGAGACGAGCCAGCTGCAGGTGCCGACTTGGTCAGTGTCTTCAGCTGCAGAGGGGTCTGACGCCACTCTCATCCTCATAGGATCTGAGCGTGGTGTGTCCCGTCTGTCGGGAGACTCTGGTCTATGACGTGGACCAGCTGCTGTCTTCGCCGCCCCCACAGCAGCAAGAGGTGAcccaagtcacacacacacactctcaggaCCAGGTGTGTAACAGCTGAGGTTTCAGGCTGACGTGCCTGCAATGCAGTCAGCCTTCCAGCAGAAGTGGGTGGAGCTGCAGAAGGTTCTGGATCGACAACGTGCGAAAGGTGGGATCATCGACCCGGAGGAGGAGTCCAACCGTTTCCTCATCCACATCAACGAGGTAACGACCGGACCACACACACCTGTGAGAGAAGTGGTTCTGAGGCTTTCAAAAAATCTGTGTGTCACTGAAGGGctgcacttcctgttcctctgcCCCCTGAACAAACAACCTTGTATTCACAGCCAATTGAATCTGAAGTCCATGTGGGTCGGAACATGTCACTGTGGAAATATTGATTCTCATCCGCCCACAGGCCCCAGCACCGACTGAGGACCGAGACGGATACTTGACCCGGATTCCGTCAGCACCGACCACAGCCAACGATTTGCCGGTACAGACGGAGCGACTAGCAGAACTTTTTGTTTCTCAActttcacactgcagagaaCCTCGGCAGGAACACAGCCAGTCCAGGGGCGCCCGGAGGGAGGGTCGCGCCAGACCACACCGTGGCAGGACCCACGCCGCCAGAGAACGCTGTGAGAAGCTGGACCCGGCTTCAGATGGGACAATGAAAACCAGGCATGTGACCCCAGGGAACTCGCGTCACATGATCCCGGATGAGGCACCTGAGCGCAGCTCGAGTGGCTTCCAGCCTTCGGGGTTGGACTCAGAACGGCTCCGAGAGCCTGAAGACCGTGGGCGCAGAAGAGGCCCCCACCACCCTGCCCCACGGCCCGGCATCCCAGGGTCCGCCCACTGGGACGGACGGGCCGGCAAACACCGGGGAGGTGCCGGTTATTtccacagaggaagaggagggagaggaagagggggtGGTTCTCAACGCGGTGGAGTCTtccaccagagggcagcagagtgcgacagagtgagagaggagCTGCTCTGACAGAGAGCTGGTGGAGATCCAATGGAGAGTCGGGTCCACCGCGATACCCACTGCCTGGACACCAGCCCCCCTTCTCTGGTTTGCACTTTGACCTCAGATGGCGACTCCAGTTACCCACTGTGTGATCTGACAAAAATTAAAACGTGTCTTGAAGTGAATGTTTCCCCTTTCTTTTTGGACGATGACAGCCTGATGTGAGGAGGTACTGGCGGACTTAAGCTTGTTAGCTattgcacaaagaaaacaatagaATAGATCGTCACATGTGCCGTGAACTAAAGATTATTACTCATGTCACCCACCAATCCGAACCAAACTGTCACCTGCGTTAGAATTTCCTCTGAAAACAATTATATAATGATTTTATGATTTGATTTATGTAAAATATTCAGTACGGTCGATCAAATGAAGCGATTTTTTACGAAAGTAAAGAGAAACGGCGTACCAATTACACTGCGCCTGCGCAAGATGACCGCCTTCAACGGGGCGGGGCATCTGGTCTGACGCCATCTTGAACGTTTGTCGTCGAGCCTACGCATAGTTGTGGTTCGAATGTTTCCTCTATTTCGGAGTCATGACCGGCGGAGGTGAGTACCACAAGACGTACGGCACCGGGAAGGACTCGGAACCAGGCACGGACGTGGACATGGACTCCAGCCACATGGGCAGCGAGCGCGGGGAGTTGGAAGCAAGCATCGCGGCTCCCTGCTCCTCCAACGGCAGTggcggggaagaggaggagaccgAGGCCGGCTGTCCTGTCAGCGAAGCCCGGGGCTCTGGCACCCGCCACATTCTGGACCGCGACGCGGTTCTGGCCATGGAGCAGGAGGTGTCGGTCCAGATCGGAGAGACGTATTTGTGTCAGCGTGCCGACAAGACTTGGCGTGAGTTTTCACGTGTTGACGCGCCTCATTGTTTGGTTTGTGTCGTTTGTTGGTTTTAACAAACGATGCAGTGTGGAAGTCTAAACCCGGGCTCTTTCAAGCGTGGCTAGATTTGACGGTTTTTCAGACTTGCCAATGAAGCTTCAATGAAGTTTGGTGCGGGAAAACCGAAATGTTAAACGCTTTAGTTATAGATTCAGGTTGTTCCAGATGCACGTATCCATCAGTGTTGACCTCGACTCTTCGTCCTAGTCTCCCTGGTCTTGactggtttgttgtgttgcatgCGCCCCCTGGCTGAATCGCTCCGATCACGTGACCGTTGCTCTGACAGTTTGTGTCTTCTGTTTCCAGACACTGCAGAGGTGATTCAGTCTCGGCTGAACGAGCAGGAGGGACGGCAGGAGTTCTACGTTCACTATGTCGGATGTAAGTTAGGAGAGGGTCCGTGTGGTTGTGTGGAATGGACTGGAATGAAGGTGTTCCTCCAGTCAACAGGCGTCTGGACGAGTGGGTGGGGAAGTCCCGTCTGGCGCTGACCAAGATGGTGAAGGACGCCGTTCGGAAGAGCGTGGAGATCGGTGGCCTGGGCGACCTGGTGGACCAGCCGGAGAGGAAGATCACCCGAAACCAGAAGCGCAAACACGATGAGATCAACCACGTgcagaaggtgtgtgtgaggtcaTGAGTGtgcgtgatgtcatcagcagcCTGACGTCGTTTCTGTCCGCAGACCTACGCTGAGATGGACCCGACCACCGCGGCGCTGGAGAAGGAACACGAGGCGGTATGCAGACGACGCCTCCGGGCCACAGTGTGAGCGCCGTGTTTCTTCACTGTGGTCTCATCCCCAGATCACCAAAGTCAAGTACGTGGACAAGATCCAGATCGGGAACTTTGAGATCGACGCCTGGTACTTCTCTCCGTTCCCGGAGGACTATGGCAAGCAGCCCAAGCTGTGGATCTGCGAATACTGTCTCAAATACATGAAGTTCGAGAAGACCTTCCGACACCACCTGGTCAGGACTGAGACATGGCCCAGATCCTTCGTGGAATCCccagtgtgacctctgacctctgtgtgCAGTCCTACTGTCAGTGGAAGCAGCCGCCGGGCAAAGAGATCTACAGGAGGAGCAACATCTCAGTGTATGAGGTGGACGGCCGGGACCACAAGGTGAGTCCGCTTTGAGGGTCTGGCCTCAGAGACGACCCCTGACCCGGGACGTTTGTGTTGGCAGAtctactgtcagaacctgtgtCTGCTAGCCAAGCTATTCCTGGACCACAAGACCCTCTACTTCGACGTGGAACCCTTCATCTTCTACATCCTCACAGAGGTCAACCGGCAGGGGGCGCACATCGTAGGCTACTTCTCTAAAGTGGGTTTTGTTCTGCACCTTTCTTTGTCtttggcgccacctgctggtgatgCATGATCAGAGTTCAGTATTGTCCGTCTCCCACAGGAGAAAGAGTCGCCAGATGGCAACAACGTGGCGTGTATTCTCACGCTTCCGCCGTACCAGCGACGAGGCTACGGGAAGTTCCTCATCGCCTTCAGTGAGTCGCTTCTCTGTGTTCAGGGGTGGTCACAGCTGCTCCTCTGTGAGGACCCATGTGGGGCAGTGGGTCCGGTCCGGACCGTGAGTGACTGTGATGGTACGTGTTGGTTCAGGTTATGAGCTGTCCAAGCTGGAGAGTGCGGTGGGGTCTCCAGAGAAGCCACTGTCGGACCTGGGCAAGCTCAGCTACAGAAGCTACTGGTCCTGGGTTCTACTGGAGATCCTAAGAGACTTCAGGGGGACGCTGTCCATCAAAGACCTCAGGTAGGCTCACACACGCGCTCAGGATTTGAGTCGACTCACCTGCTCACGGCTCCACAGTCAAATGACCAGCATCACTcagagtgacatcatcagcacgCTGCAGTCGCTCAACATGGTCAAGTATTGGAAGGGTCAGCATGTCATCTGCGTCACCCCCAAACTGGTGGAGGAGCATCTGAAGAGTGCCCAGTACAAGAGACCTCCCATCACAGGTGGGGCGGAGCTCCCCTCACCACCGTCCAACTACCTGTCTCCTGACTCTGCTCTGGTTCACAGTCGACACCCTCTGTCTGAAGTGGGCGCCtcccaaaaataaacaagtcaaGTTGAACAAGAAGTGAGCTGCTGACGCATCACCTGTTGTGAACCGGAGGCGGAGCCAGGGAGGATCACGCCGGGGCCTGTTTTTTGACCTCATCGTTGTGTTCTAGtgtaaataaatcattattttcTTACAACACTCAAGCTGTTTGTTTCTGAAGAGCTCAGTCTGACTATTAGCATGCTAGCTTTGTCCATACTTGGTTGACCCTTATCTGAACAGGGAATTCATTCAATT
The genomic region above belongs to Synchiropus splendidus isolate RoL2022-P1 chromosome 19, RoL_Sspl_1.0, whole genome shotgun sequence and contains:
- the rnf25 gene encoding E3 ubiquitin-protein ligase RNF25 — encoded protein: MATMKTLKAVITAARQQAALSAGNAKEVEANMAAESDIVSEIEVLQSIYLDELVVVRGADGSWGVRLDLYPSTAEDSVSQFVRLTLNLDLSQQYPWSPPRISIQNPRGLSDDMLSSVQTVLQQEAESSLGSPVLYQLIEKAKEFLTESNIPHGNCVICLYGFKQGESFTKTSCYHHFHSHCLGRYARFSESEMRRREKELQEDKTRETSQLQDLSVVCPVCRETLVYDVDQLLSSPPPQQQEADVPAMQSAFQQKWVELQKVLDRQRAKGGIIDPEEESNRFLIHINEAPAPTEDRDGYLTRIPSAPTTANDLPVQTERLAELFVSQLSHCREPRQEHSQSRGARREGRARPHRGRTHAARERCEKLDPASDGTMKTRHVTPGNSRHMIPDEAPERSSSGFQPSGLDSERLREPEDRGRRRGPHHPAPRPGIPGSAHWDGRAGKHRGGAGYFHRGRGGRGRGGGSQRGGVFHQRAAECDRVREELL
- the kat8 gene encoding histone acetyltransferase KAT8, giving the protein MTGGGEYHKTYGTGKDSEPGTDVDMDSSHMGSERGELEASIAAPCSSNGSGGEEEETEAGCPVSEARGSGTRHILDRDAVLAMEQEVSVQIGETYLCQRADKTWHTAEVIQSRLNEQEGRQEFYVHYVGFNRRLDEWVGKSRLALTKMVKDAVRKSVEIGGLGDLVDQPERKITRNQKRKHDEINHVQKTYAEMDPTTAALEKEHEAITKVKYVDKIQIGNFEIDAWYFSPFPEDYGKQPKLWICEYCLKYMKFEKTFRHHLSYCQWKQPPGKEIYRRSNISVYEVDGRDHKIYCQNLCLLAKLFLDHKTLYFDVEPFIFYILTEVNRQGAHIVGYFSKEKESPDGNNVACILTLPPYQRRGYGKFLIAFSYELSKLESAVGSPEKPLSDLGKLSYRSYWSWVLLEILRDFRGTLSIKDLSQMTSITQSDIISTLQSLNMVKYWKGQHVICVTPKLVEEHLKSAQYKRPPITVDTLCLKWAPPKNKQVKLNKK